The Longimicrobium sp. genome has a window encoding:
- a CDS encoding D-2-hydroxyacid dehydrogenase, with product MPGRRRIVFNLRERRPIWSAPEWALDEIRAALPDGWELVAIRGAADGTGDGGGVGAEVLDAVRGAEVYLGWGVPRDVFLAAGDALRWAHSASAGVGGALYPEMRESGVILTNSAGTHAEPIADTVLAMIAYFARGLDWAVHAQAERRWDKSRFDEADSPIRELAESTVGLLGLGGIGRAVAKRASALGMRVVAMRRSSAEGPPGVEVVTGEGALDRLLSISDYFVVTVPRTAETEGMIGARELARLSRHAVVINVSRGDVVDERALADALAAGRLRGAGLDVFAREPLPRESPLWGLPNALVLPHVSGTSHRFWRRETDLIVGNLRRYLSGEPLLNTVDKQAGY from the coding sequence ATGCCCGGGCGCCGACGCATCGTCTTCAACCTGCGTGAGCGCAGGCCGATCTGGAGCGCGCCGGAGTGGGCGCTCGACGAGATTCGCGCGGCGCTGCCGGACGGCTGGGAGCTCGTCGCCATTCGCGGCGCCGCGGACGGGACGGGGGATGGCGGCGGCGTGGGGGCCGAGGTGCTCGACGCCGTCCGCGGCGCGGAGGTCTACCTGGGGTGGGGCGTGCCGCGCGACGTCTTTCTCGCGGCGGGAGATGCGCTGCGCTGGGCGCACTCCGCGTCCGCCGGCGTGGGCGGCGCGCTGTACCCGGAGATGCGCGAGTCCGGCGTGATCCTCACCAACAGCGCGGGGACGCACGCGGAGCCGATCGCCGATACCGTGCTGGCGATGATCGCGTACTTCGCGCGCGGACTGGACTGGGCCGTTCACGCACAGGCGGAGCGGCGATGGGACAAGTCGCGGTTCGACGAGGCCGACTCGCCGATCCGCGAGCTGGCGGAGAGCACGGTGGGGCTGCTGGGGCTGGGCGGGATCGGCCGTGCGGTCGCGAAGCGCGCGTCCGCGCTGGGGATGCGCGTCGTCGCGATGCGGCGCTCGTCCGCGGAGGGGCCGCCGGGGGTGGAGGTGGTGACGGGGGAGGGCGCGCTCGATCGACTGCTCTCCATCTCCGACTATTTCGTGGTGACCGTGCCGCGGACCGCGGAGACGGAGGGGATGATCGGCGCGCGCGAGCTGGCCCGCCTCTCCCGCCACGCGGTGGTGATCAACGTGTCGCGCGGCGACGTGGTGGACGAGCGGGCGCTGGCGGACGCGCTGGCGGCGGGGCGCCTTCGCGGCGCGGGGCTGGACGTGTTCGCGCGCGAGCCGCTGCCGCGGGAATCGCCGCTCTGGGGCCTTCCCAATGCCCTCGTGCTTCCCCATGTTTCCGGCACATCCCATCGCTTCTGGCGGCGCGAGACGGACCTGATCGTGGGAAACCTGCGCCGCTACCTCTCGGGCGAGCCCCTGTTGAATACCGTCGACAAGCAGGCCGGGTACTGA
- a CDS encoding MgtC/SapB family protein, with protein sequence MPASLVAALKLATLGRLLLAAVLGGLIGLERELKAKPAGLRTTILICVGATLFTELSLDLAMLATSGGEALRADPARLAAQIIPGIGFIGAGAILHGRNKVSGLTTAATLWVVTAIGIGVGAGAYVEAIGATVMVLGTLLALGRLERVVRRRLSNRRYTAALEAGSDALERVEALLRDRKAEIRMDTIDKVGNDVEITFRVIGPQHEHEKLVKHMLRDEGVRRFNRS encoded by the coding sequence TTGCCGGCCTCGCTCGTCGCGGCGCTGAAGCTGGCGACGCTGGGGCGGCTGCTGCTGGCGGCGGTGCTCGGCGGGCTGATCGGGCTGGAGCGCGAGCTGAAGGCCAAGCCGGCCGGCCTGCGCACCACGATCCTGATCTGCGTGGGCGCCACGCTCTTCACCGAGCTGTCGCTGGACCTGGCGATGCTGGCCACCAGCGGCGGGGAGGCGCTGCGCGCGGACCCTGCGCGGCTGGCGGCGCAGATCATCCCGGGCATCGGCTTCATCGGCGCGGGCGCCATCCTGCACGGCCGCAACAAGGTGAGCGGCCTGACGACGGCGGCGACGCTCTGGGTGGTGACGGCCATCGGCATCGGCGTGGGCGCGGGTGCGTACGTCGAGGCGATCGGCGCCACGGTGATGGTGCTCGGCACCCTGCTCGCGCTCGGCCGCCTCGAGCGCGTGGTGCGCCGCCGCCTGAGCAACCGCCGCTACACCGCCGCGCTCGAGGCCGGCAGCGACGCGCTGGAGCGCGTGGAGGCGCTGCTCCGCGACCGTAAGGCGGAGATCCGCATGGACACTATCGACAAGGTGGGCAACGACGTGGAGATCACCTTCCGCGTGATCGGCCCGCAGCACGAGCACGAGAAGCTGGTGAAGCACATGCTCCGCGACGAAGGCGTCCGCCGCTTCAATCGCAGCTGA
- a CDS encoding type II toxin-antitoxin system VapC family toxin, which yields MPMSGSLLLDTSVVIAIFRHSPEAERLVNGGAKTFLPVPALGELFNGVPRSRHPDLTLAQITSFTATVEILSCDAETARIYGDIKHDLWSKGRPLPENDMWIAAIARQHGLTVATRDAHFDQIVGLPVEKV from the coding sequence ATGCCGATGAGTGGTAGCCTGCTGCTGGATACCAGCGTCGTGATCGCCATTTTCAGGCATAGCCCTGAGGCCGAACGGCTCGTCAACGGCGGCGCGAAAACATTCCTCCCGGTCCCCGCGCTGGGAGAGCTCTTCAACGGGGTGCCGCGTTCGCGACACCCCGATCTTACGCTGGCGCAGATCACCTCGTTCACCGCGACGGTCGAGATCCTGTCGTGCGATGCCGAAACGGCTCGGATTTACGGCGATATCAAGCATGACCTCTGGAGCAAAGGCCGCCCATTGCCGGAGAACGACATGTGGATCGCGGCCATCGCGCGCCAGCACGGTCTCACCGTCGCCACCCGCGACGCTCATTTCGACCAGATCGTCGGACTTCCTGTAGAGAAGGTTTAG
- a CDS encoding DUF2442 domain-containing protein — MEYRCRVTHVRVTDDKIIAELADGRTISVPLAWSWRLSDATPDQRANWRLIGSGDGVHWPDVDEDISVRGMLDGVPAVRPKPRPM; from the coding sequence GTGGAATACAGGTGCCGCGTTACCCACGTTCGCGTAACGGACGACAAAATCATCGCCGAGCTCGCGGACGGACGGACGATCAGCGTACCGCTTGCCTGGTCGTGGCGGCTGTCGGATGCCACGCCGGACCAGCGAGCGAACTGGCGCCTGATCGGCTCCGGCGACGGCGTGCATTGGCCGGACGTCGACGAGGACATCAGTGTGCGCGGAATGCTTGATGGCGTGCCCGCCGTGCGCCCGAAGCCGCGTCCCATGTAG
- the dapB gene encoding 4-hydroxy-tetrahydrodipicolinate reductase, with protein MPEPVRIVLSGATGRMGQTLARMIHEDDALRLVGGIGKMPEPACDVGCPVVETPETAGEWIRGADVVIDFSAPELLRRILEMHGDTLAGKALVVGTTGLGDEERGMLETAARRAAVLQAANFSVGVNLLVALAQRAAQVLGDDYDVEIVEAHHRRKADAPSGTALALGEAIARGRGVGLGDVRIDGRSGRPGERPRGQVAFHALRGGDIVGEHRVMLIGERERIELAHLAQDRALFAEGALRAARWIAGKPAGAYTMNDVLGL; from the coding sequence ATGCCCGAGCCGGTCCGCATCGTCCTGAGCGGCGCCACGGGGCGCATGGGGCAGACGCTGGCGCGCATGATCCACGAGGACGACGCGCTGCGGCTGGTCGGCGGCATCGGCAAGATGCCCGAGCCCGCGTGCGACGTTGGCTGCCCGGTGGTGGAGACGCCCGAGACCGCCGGCGAGTGGATCCGCGGCGCCGACGTGGTGATCGACTTCTCCGCCCCCGAGCTCCTCCGCCGCATCCTGGAGATGCACGGCGACACCCTCGCCGGGAAGGCGCTGGTCGTCGGCACCACGGGGCTGGGGGATGAAGAGCGGGGGATGCTGGAGACGGCCGCGCGCCGCGCCGCCGTGCTGCAGGCGGCGAACTTCAGCGTGGGCGTGAACCTGCTGGTGGCTCTCGCCCAGCGCGCCGCCCAGGTGCTGGGCGACGACTACGACGTGGAGATCGTGGAGGCCCACCACCGCCGCAAGGCCGACGCGCCCAGCGGCACCGCCCTCGCGCTGGGCGAGGCGATCGCCCGCGGTCGCGGCGTCGGCCTCGGCGACGTGCGGATCGACGGGCGCAGCGGCCGCCCCGGCGAGCGCCCGCGCGGGCAGGTCGCCTTCCACGCCCTGCGCGGCGGCGACATCGTCGGCGAGCACCGCGTGATGCTGATCGGCGAGCGCGAGCGCATCGAGCTGGCCCACCTGGCGCAGGACCGCGCGCTCTTCGCCGAAGGCGCCCTCCGCGCTGCGAGGTGGATCGCCGGCAAGCCGGCGGGCGCCTACACGATGAACGACGTGCTGGGGCTCTGA
- the dapA gene encoding 4-hydroxy-tetrahydrodipicolinate synthase codes for MADGGRPNLLFTGSGVALVTPFDDGGVNEAAMRELVRFHLREGTDALVVNGSTGEATTMSPDEQRRAAEIVADEAGKKIPVIVGCGGSDTAVVSRLAANARAAGADAILVSPPPYNKPPQRGIIAHIRAVIDAADLPCVVYNVPGRTACNILPETVEALAEDPRVVGVKEASGDITQVAEICRRVGDRVGVYSGNDDQVVPLMALGGVGVISVLANIAPADTSRMAKAFLEGDVAESRRLQHRYLPLIAAIFRESNPIPVKTAVGMLGFDVGPLRLPLVEASDAVKQELREAMAAVGLLKGS; via the coding sequence ATGGCGGACGGCGGGCGGCCCAACCTCCTGTTCACCGGCTCGGGCGTGGCGCTCGTCACCCCGTTCGACGACGGCGGGGTGAACGAGGCGGCGATGCGCGAGCTGGTGCGCTTCCACCTGCGCGAGGGCACCGACGCGCTGGTGGTCAACGGCAGCACCGGCGAGGCGACCACCATGTCGCCCGACGAGCAGCGCCGCGCGGCGGAGATCGTCGCCGACGAGGCGGGGAAGAAGATCCCCGTGATCGTCGGCTGCGGCGGGAGCGACACGGCGGTGGTCTCGCGGCTGGCGGCCAACGCGCGCGCGGCCGGGGCGGACGCGATCCTCGTCTCGCCGCCGCCGTACAACAAGCCGCCGCAGCGCGGGATCATCGCCCACATCCGCGCGGTGATCGACGCGGCGGACCTGCCGTGCGTGGTCTACAACGTCCCCGGCCGCACCGCGTGCAACATCCTCCCCGAAACGGTGGAGGCGCTGGCCGAGGACCCGCGCGTGGTGGGCGTGAAGGAGGCCAGCGGCGACATCACCCAGGTGGCCGAGATCTGCCGGCGCGTGGGCGACCGCGTCGGCGTCTACTCGGGCAACGACGACCAGGTGGTGCCGCTGATGGCGCTCGGTGGCGTGGGCGTCATCTCCGTGCTGGCCAACATCGCCCCGGCCGACACCTCGCGCATGGCGAAGGCGTTCCTGGAGGGCGACGTGGCCGAGTCGCGGCGGCTGCAGCACCGCTATCTCCCGCTCATCGCCGCGATCTTCCGCGAATCCAACCCCATCCCCGTGAAAACGGCCGTGGGGATGCTCGGCTTCGACGTCGGCCCGCTCCGCCTCCCCCTGGTCGAGGCCAGCGACGCCGTGAAGCAGGAGCTGCGCGAGGCGATGGCGGCGGTGGGGCTGCTGAAGGGCTCCTGA